One segment of Candidatus Dormiibacterota bacterium DNA contains the following:
- a CDS encoding flagellin hook IN motif-containing protein, producing the protein MRISTSQEFSQQTYALDTLNAEQANYAQQLSSGKSLTYPSDNPTQIAEDISFRTDITVQTQVGNNLSSTQQQLTTVDSALANVTGVLQSARSLAVQGASDTLTPAQEQAIATQVDQLLQETVGFANTQYAGQYVFAGTAAPTSLPVQTVGSPISAVTFGGNEVPQTQTLPDGQTLTTSVTMRQAFNYGSADGSPDVFQTLINLRNTLQKQQVVDASSSQINLAGQSISNATTVSQLIGPPALMQTPLTADSTGNVSISIAGGNSPSGVAVTFLPGDTVANVVTKINAQTAATGVTASFNPQTEKIQLTGTGAFNVTDVPSAGATNSGNFTTAFGLQTTATLVNNLSRQIGDIDKVTSVLLDARANVGATIQRVQGLSSATSTTITNDTAVQSGIEDADIAKVTTQFTQTQTALQAAYGTTTRLEQKTLFDYVQ; encoded by the coding sequence ATGCGCATTTCGACATCACAAGAGTTCTCTCAACAGACGTACGCGCTCGACACGCTCAATGCCGAGCAGGCGAATTACGCGCAGCAGCTCTCGAGCGGCAAATCGTTGACGTATCCATCGGATAATCCGACTCAAATTGCAGAAGATATCTCGTTCCGCACGGATATTACGGTGCAGACGCAGGTCGGGAACAATCTCTCGAGCACCCAGCAGCAGCTGACCACCGTCGATAGTGCGTTGGCAAACGTTACCGGGGTACTTCAGAGCGCGCGGTCTCTGGCCGTGCAGGGTGCGAGCGATACGCTAACGCCCGCCCAAGAACAGGCGATCGCAACGCAGGTCGATCAGCTGTTGCAAGAGACGGTCGGCTTTGCGAACACGCAGTATGCCGGGCAGTACGTTTTCGCGGGGACGGCAGCGCCGACGTCGCTACCCGTGCAAACCGTCGGCTCGCCGATTTCGGCCGTGACGTTCGGCGGCAACGAGGTGCCGCAGACGCAGACCCTTCCGGACGGCCAAACCCTCACGACGTCGGTGACGATGCGGCAGGCGTTCAACTATGGCTCCGCCGACGGCTCTCCCGATGTTTTCCAGACCCTGATCAACCTGCGCAATACGCTGCAGAAGCAACAGGTCGTCGACGCGAGCTCCTCGCAGATCAACCTGGCCGGGCAATCGATCTCGAACGCAACGACCGTATCACAACTCATCGGTCCGCCGGCGCTGATGCAAACGCCGCTTACCGCCGATAGCACCGGAAACGTTTCGATATCGATCGCCGGAGGCAACTCGCCCAGCGGGGTCGCGGTGACGTTCCTGCCCGGCGATACGGTCGCGAACGTCGTAACGAAGATCAACGCGCAGACGGCCGCTACGGGCGTCACCGCATCGTTCAATCCGCAAACGGAAAAAATACAACTGACCGGGACCGGGGCGTTCAACGTCACCGACGTGCCGAGCGCCGGCGCGACCAATAGCGGAAACTTTACAACCGCATTCGGCCTCCAGACGACGGCCACGCTGGTCAATAACCTCTCGCGTCAGATCGGGGATATCGATAAGGTCACGAGCGTTCTGCTCGACGCGCGCGCGAACGTCGGCGCCACGATTCAGCGCGTCCAGGGCCTTTCCAGCGCAACCTCGACCACGATCACCAACGATACGGCCGTTCAATCGGGCATCGAAGATGCCGATATAGCAAAGGTGACTACGCAGTTCACGCAGACCCAAACGGCTCTGCAGGCCGCGTACGGGACCACGACCCGGTTAGAACAAAAAACCCTGTTCGATTATGTCCAGTAG
- a CDS encoding flagellar assembly protein FliW, producing MESTEHVTVNFPRFGEFTYTQNDVFTFPWGLPGFPNLHRWIALNLESQSTYIWLQSLDDVAVALPTIDPWMVFENYDPKLPAYAVAALEIADAGDFAMLCVVVATADAQEMTMNLMAPIVVNLRARRGRQIMLENSSYSVREPIPRKTPAEPEAAAPSEQ from the coding sequence ATGGAATCGACAGAACACGTAACGGTGAACTTCCCGCGGTTCGGCGAGTTTACATATACGCAGAACGATGTCTTCACGTTCCCGTGGGGTCTCCCGGGGTTCCCCAATCTGCATCGCTGGATAGCGTTGAACCTGGAGTCGCAATCGACGTACATCTGGTTGCAGAGCCTCGACGACGTCGCGGTCGCGCTGCCGACCATCGATCCGTGGATGGTGTTTGAGAATTACGATCCCAAGCTGCCGGCGTATGCCGTGGCGGCGCTCGAAATCGCCGATGCCGGCGACTTCGCGATGCTCTGCGTGGTCGTCGCTACGGCCGACGCGCAGGAGATGACGATGAACCTCATGGCCCCGATCGTCGTCAACCTTCGGGCCCGTCGCGGGCGGCAGATCATGCTGGAGAATTCCAGCTATTCGGTACGCGAGCCGATCCCCCGTAAGACCCCAGCCGAGCCGGAGGCCGCGGCTCCTTCGGAGCAGTAG
- the csrA gene encoding carbon storage regulator CsrA, with protein MLVLSRKVNQSIIIGDNVRIVVVSVDRDQVKLGIEAPREVSVHRSEIYEEIQRSNRSAADAPAAPQSAATVANRARLSPRKKDPHDHQ; from the coding sequence ATGCTCGTACTGAGCCGCAAAGTCAACCAATCGATCATTATCGGGGACAACGTCCGGATCGTCGTCGTCTCGGTCGATCGCGATCAAGTCAAGCTGGGTATCGAGGCCCCTCGGGAGGTCTCCGTCCATCGCTCGGAAATTTACGAGGAAATCCAGCGGAGCAACCGCTCGGCTGCGGACGCTCCCGCGGCACCCCAATCCGCCGCCACGGTCGCCAATAGAGCCCGGCTTTCCCCTCGTAAAAAAGACCCCCACGATCACCAATAA
- a CDS encoding flagellin: MSQGLSIANNLLANQVQLNLNNNQKQLQNTVNQLSSGLRINSAADDPSGLAIATNLQTQVDGFNQASQNVQNANNAAQVALGALTTTTDILQRVRSLAVEAASDINSQNDRANLQTEVSQLLLEVNRISQNTNFNGQALLDGSHAGFQAEQAAFLTVSSNTALATNGGVSSANGVNYGFLAATVSATSSDFNTTSAYAVSAYNSAGSYNTVDGTISLQVVNTGVSIAVQETFINSSSGAISVSSTLYGGTSISSDFDNVSITIGAISTADVGTTSYIKVSQNVAALTNPSNPAFNFQSGANEGDVIQVGIEATNTQTLRISNINVAISSSNNPSLGAEDAIGQIDNALQNLLSQQAKLGAVVVRLNEDQDSDNTAATNLQASESNIRDLNVGAATTQFTRLQILVQVGTSVLSQSNANAQSVLSLFR, translated from the coding sequence ATGTCTCAGGGTTTGAGTATCGCCAACAACCTGTTGGCCAATCAGGTTCAGCTAAACCTGAATAACAACCAGAAACAACTGCAAAACACCGTCAATCAGCTCTCGTCCGGTCTGCGTATCAACAGTGCCGCAGATGACCCGTCGGGTCTGGCGATTGCGACCAACCTGCAAACGCAGGTCGACGGCTTCAACCAAGCTTCGCAGAACGTTCAGAACGCAAACAACGCGGCCCAGGTCGCGCTCGGTGCGCTCACCACGACCACCGACATTCTGCAACGCGTTCGCAGCCTCGCTGTCGAAGCGGCTTCGGATATCAACAGCCAGAACGATCGTGCCAACCTGCAAACGGAAGTTTCGCAGCTCCTGCTCGAAGTCAACCGTATTTCGCAGAACACGAACTTCAACGGCCAGGCGCTTCTCGACGGCAGCCACGCCGGCTTCCAGGCAGAGCAGGCCGCCTTCCTGACGGTTTCGTCGAACACCGCGCTTGCCACCAACGGCGGCGTTTCGTCGGCGAACGGCGTCAACTACGGCTTCCTCGCGGCAACCGTTTCGGCTACCAGCTCCGACTTCAATACCACATCCGCGTACGCGGTATCGGCGTACAATTCGGCCGGTAGCTACAACACGGTCGACGGTACCATCTCGCTGCAGGTCGTCAACACCGGCGTCTCGATCGCCGTGCAAGAGACCTTCATCAACAGCTCGTCGGGTGCCATTTCGGTCTCCTCGACGCTGTACGGTGGAACCAGCATATCGTCCGACTTCGATAACGTGTCGATCACGATCGGCGCTATCTCGACGGCCGATGTCGGCACGACCTCGTACATCAAGGTCTCGCAGAACGTCGCCGCGCTGACGAATCCGTCGAACCCGGCGTTCAACTTCCAGTCCGGCGCCAACGAAGGCGACGTGATCCAGGTCGGCATCGAAGCGACCAACACGCAGACGCTTCGCATCTCGAACATCAACGTCGCGATCTCGTCCTCGAACAACCCGTCGCTGGGTGCGGAAGACGCGATCGGCCAGATCGACAATGCCTTGCAGAACCTGCTCTCGCAGCAAGCCAAGCTCGGCGCAGTCGTGGTCCGTTTGAACGAAGATCAGGACAGCGATAACACCGCAGCGACCAACCTGCAGGCCTCGGAATCGAACATCCGCGACCTCAACGTCGGCGCCGCGACCACGCAGTTCACCAGACTGCAGATCCTCGTGCAAGTCGGCACGTCGGTCCTCTCGCAGTCGAATGCCAACGCTCAATCGGTCCTCTCGCTCTTCCGATAA
- a CDS encoding glycosyltransferase, with translation MIVKNEERFLAQCLRSVADAVDEIIVVDTGSTDKTIEIAKSFGATVIEREWRNDFSWARNESIAPATKRWILFLDADEELVPESKAALAELRTAPAYRDAVWVRCFNKADDYLGTGDMSHALIRIFPNDAEIRFRGLIHEFPSCADSPTGLHAVIAPISIVHHGYLKDVVAERNKGQRNLDIVQAAAEREPEDPFHWFNLGNTAFLMGDFERARDALEEMFRRNGTARRGFIPNGYAVLAETYTDKLGNPIRGEQVAREALLVAPHYANAHFQLGKALVAQGRLDEARGAYREAIADGAYAHLQFVIDDQVYIWKAQCEIGSTFVMQSDDGQAVEWFKKAHAAAPNVQPVQINLARALLRLERFDEALEVLRAAYEMHRDDMSTIDYVNALLKTGQGMRALEIISASHERLSDGAASAVLVAGYQIAQKNAVEAPERYLSAAAKRAPGSADILNPLEAALRHRGDDSAVRELLAQEAQTQPQTASDFLRRSFQAIAQSRFADALTLAQAGIVLAPSDALLHYNAAIAAVNLDNKDLALEHLEFVDASHEEAYQRSELLRAVILRELDRSSEAKAALDRLLAVAPEQIDAILARASLLEKMSDAAAAEGSLIAAFEIDPARVGIELAGFYMRAERYADAAAIAERALASRS, from the coding sequence ATGATCGTCAAAAACGAGGAGCGGTTCCTCGCGCAGTGCCTGCGCAGCGTGGCCGATGCCGTCGACGAAATCATCGTGGTCGATACCGGTTCTACGGACAAGACCATAGAAATCGCGAAGAGTTTTGGGGCCACCGTGATCGAGCGGGAGTGGCGGAACGACTTCTCGTGGGCGCGTAACGAGTCGATCGCGCCGGCTACGAAACGCTGGATCCTGTTTCTCGACGCGGACGAGGAGCTGGTTCCGGAGTCGAAAGCTGCACTCGCCGAACTTCGCACGGCGCCGGCGTATCGCGATGCCGTTTGGGTCCGCTGTTTCAACAAGGCCGATGACTATTTAGGAACGGGCGATATGTCGCACGCCCTCATTCGCATCTTTCCAAACGATGCCGAGATTCGCTTTCGCGGGCTCATTCACGAGTTTCCGAGTTGTGCCGATAGCCCCACCGGGTTGCACGCGGTGATCGCGCCCATTTCGATCGTGCACCACGGGTATCTCAAAGATGTCGTTGCCGAGCGCAATAAGGGGCAGCGAAATTTGGACATCGTTCAGGCTGCGGCCGAACGGGAACCTGAGGATCCGTTTCATTGGTTTAATTTGGGCAATACGGCGTTTCTCATGGGGGATTTTGAGCGGGCGCGCGATGCGTTGGAGGAGATGTTCCGGCGCAACGGCACGGCTCGACGCGGATTCATTCCAAACGGTTACGCCGTTCTGGCCGAAACCTATACGGACAAGTTAGGTAACCCGATCCGCGGGGAGCAAGTCGCGCGCGAGGCGTTGCTGGTTGCCCCGCACTATGCCAACGCGCACTTCCAGTTGGGCAAGGCCCTGGTCGCACAGGGGCGGCTGGACGAGGCGCGAGGCGCGTATCGCGAGGCGATCGCGGACGGTGCCTACGCGCATTTACAGTTCGTGATCGACGACCAAGTCTATATTTGGAAGGCGCAGTGCGAGATCGGTTCGACGTTCGTTATGCAGTCCGACGATGGCCAAGCGGTCGAGTGGTTTAAGAAGGCGCACGCAGCGGCCCCGAACGTTCAGCCCGTCCAAATCAATCTTGCCCGCGCGCTCCTGCGCTTGGAGCGCTTCGACGAAGCGCTCGAGGTTCTCCGGGCAGCGTACGAGATGCATCGCGACGACATGTCCACCATCGACTACGTGAACGCGCTCCTGAAGACGGGCCAAGGAATGCGCGCGCTGGAGATCATCTCCGCCTCTCACGAGCGATTGAGCGACGGCGCTGCGAGCGCGGTTCTCGTCGCCGGGTACCAAATCGCTCAAAAGAATGCCGTGGAGGCGCCCGAGCGTTATCTGAGCGCGGCCGCTAAACGAGCTCCGGGAAGCGCCGATATCTTGAATCCCCTTGAGGCGGCGCTACGTCATCGAGGCGACGATAGCGCCGTCCGGGAGCTGCTCGCGCAAGAAGCGCAGACGCAACCGCAAACCGCCTCCGACTTTCTGCGCCGTTCGTTTCAAGCGATCGCGCAGAGTCGTTTCGCGGATGCATTGACGCTGGCGCAGGCCGGGATCGTGTTGGCTCCGAGCGACGCGCTCTTGCACTACAACGCGGCGATCGCAGCGGTGAATCTCGATAACAAGGATTTGGCGCTCGAGCACCTTGAGTTCGTTGATGCCAGTCACGAAGAGGCCTATCAACGTTCGGAACTGTTGCGTGCCGTCATTCTACGCGAACTCGACCGATCGAGCGAAGCCAAAGCCGCGCTCGACCGGCTGCTGGCCGTGGCGCCGGAACAAATCGATGCGATCCTGGCCCGCGCCTCGCTATTGGAGAAGATGTCGGACGCGGCGGCCGCCGAGGGATCGTTGATCGCCGCTTTCGAAATCGATCCCGCGCGGGTCGGCATCGAGCTCGCGGGCTTTTACATGCGCGCCGAACGCTACGCGGACGCCGCGGCGATCGCCGAGCGCGCGTTAGCAAGCCGGTCGTAA